In Capsicum annuum cultivar UCD-10X-F1 chromosome 7, UCD10Xv1.1, whole genome shotgun sequence, one genomic interval encodes:
- the LOC107878820 gene encoding cellulose synthase-like protein E1: protein MGELKYEPLFETKKAKGRIIYRLFATSLFCGILLIWIYRLCNIPKPGENGRYGWIGMLGAELWFGFYWFLTQSLRWNRVYRQAFRDRLLQRYENELPRVDAFVCTADPAIEPPIMVINTVLSVMAYNYPQEKLSVYLSDDAGSELTFYAFLEASRFAKHWLPYCKKFNVEPRSPAAYFASLSVSDQSDAEFSEIKRLYEDMANKIDAACKAGRVSDQAKLEYKGFSKWSSYSSKKNHAAILQILIDSRDEGAKDIDGVKLPTLVYVAREKRPQHFHNFKAGAMNALIRVSSEISNGPVILNVDCDMYSNNSYSIQDALCFFMDEEKSHEIAFVQFPQSFENTTKNEIYGSLRVIDKVEFHGADGYGGPLYTGTGCFHRRDTLYGREFSKEARIDLKSSCPEKREENTHELEERLERLASSTYEQNTQWGNEIGLKYGCPVEDVLTGLTIKCKGWKSVFYRPKREAFLGVTATTLDQILVQHKRWSEGDLNILFSKYSPVWYGLGKLNPGLVLGYLNYCFWSPNCFATLYYSIVPSLYLLRGISLFPQVSSKWFLPFAYVIIAELTYSFAEFLWSGGTVLGWWNEQRIWLYKRTSSYIFAVLDTMLKLFGSSNTTFIVTPKVTDEDVLLRYKQEAMEFGSASPMLTILSTLAMLNLFCLMGLVKKLILTRELGFKYVFETMALQILLCGVLVFVNLPLYNALFFRKDKGKIPSSTAVQSVVFSLSVCTCIAYL from the exons ATGGGAGAGTTGAAGTATGAACCTTTATTTGAGACCAAGAAGGCTAAGGGGAGGATAATATATAGGCTATTTGCAACTTCACTTTTTTGTGGGATTTTGCTGATATGGATTTATAGATTGTGTAATATACCAAAACCAGGTGAAAATGGTAGATATGGTTGGATTGGAATGCTTGGAGCTGAACTGTGGTTTGGTTTTTATTGGTTCCTCACTCAGTCTCTTCGTTGGAACAGAGTTTATCGTCAAGCATTTCGAGATAGGCTATTGCAAAG GTACGAGAATGAGCTGCCGAGAGTAGATGCATTCGTGTGCACAGCTGATCCTGCAATAGAGCCACCAATTATGGTGATCAATACAGTTCTATCAGTCATGGCTTACAATTATCCACAGGAAAAGCTCAGCGTTTATCTCTCAGATGATGCCGGTTCTGAGCTTACCTTTTATGCCTTCCTAGAAGCTTCTCGCTTCGCAAAACATTGGCTTCCTTATTGCAAGAAATTCAACGTTGAGCCGAGATCTCCTGCTGCCTATTTTGCATCTTTGTCTGTGTCCGATCAATCTGATGCAGAATTTTCCGAAATAAAG AGATTATACGAGGACATGGCAAACAAAATTGACGCTGCGTGCAAGGCTGGAAGAGTCTCAGATCAAGCAAAATTAGAATACAAAGGATTTTCCAAATGGAGTTCATATTCATCCAAGAAAAACCATGCTGCTATCTTGCAG ATACTAATCGACAGCAGAGATGAAGGGGCAAAGGACATTGACGGGGTAAAACTGCCAACTTTGGTATATGTGGCTCGGGAGAAGCGTCCTCAGCACTTCCATAATTTCAAAGCCGGGGCGATGAATGCATTG ATCAGGGTGTCCTCGGAGATCAGCAACGGGCCAGTAATTCTGAATGTAGATTGTGATATGTACTCAAACAACTCATACTCGATTCAAGACGCTCTTTGCTTCTTTATGGATGAAGAAAAAAGTCATGAAATTGCTTTTGTGCAATTTCCACAATCTTTCGAAAATactactaaaaatgaaatttatGGTTCTCTAAGAGTAATTGATAAG GTGGAATTCCATGGTGCTGATGGTTACGGAGGCCCTTTGTACACTGGAACTGGCTGTTTTCATAGGAGAGACACCCTTTATGGTAGAGAGTTTAGCAAGGAAGCTAGGATTGATTTGAAGAGTTCATGTCCCGAGAAGAGGGAAGAAAACACGCACGAGTTGGAAGAAAGACTAGAACGCTTAGCAAGTTCTACGTATGAGCAAAACACTCAATGGGGAAATGAG ATTGGTTTGAAGTACGGGTGCCCGGTCGAAGATGTATTGACCGGGCTGACAATCAAGTGTAAAGGTTGGAAATCTGTCTTCTATCGTCCTAAAAGGGAGGCCTTTTTAGGGGTTACTGCAACTACTTTGGATCAAATATTAGTGCAGCATAAGAGATGGTCCGAGGGCGATTTAAACATTCTGTTTTCCAAGTATAGTCCTGTTTGGTATGGACTTGGAAAGCTCAATCCGGGCCTTGTGTTGGGATATCTCAATTACTGCTTCTGGTCTCCGAATTGCTTTGCAACTCTGTACTACTCTATCGTTCCTTCGCTTTATCTACTCAGAGGAATTTCCCTGTTTCCACAG GTCTCCAGCAAATGGTTCTTGCCATTTGCATACGTGATAATCGCGGAACTAACATATAGTTTTGCTGAATTCCTGTGGAGTGGCGGAACAGTTCTTGGATGGTGGAATGAACAAAGAATATGGCTTTACAAGCGAACAAGTTCCTACATATTTGCCGTTCTTGATACAATGTTGAAGCTATTTGGTTCGTCCAATACAACATTTATAGTCACTCCAAAAGTGACTGATGAAGATGTGTTGTTGAGATACAAACAAGAGGCAATGGAATTTGGAAGTGCTTCACCTATGCTTACAATATTGTCAACATTGGCAATGCTCAATCTTTTTTGCCTTATGGGGTTGGTGAAAAAGTTGATACTAACAAGAGAATTgggattcaaatatgtatttgaaaCTATGGCTTTGCAAATTTTGCTTTGTGGGGTTCTTGTTTTTGTTAACTTGCCTTTGTATAATGCTCTTTTCTTTAGGAAAGATAAGGGGAAAATACCTAGTTCTACTGCTGTTCAGTCTGTTGTTTTTTCACTTTCTGTTTGCACATGTATTGCATATCTGTAG